In Mugil cephalus isolate CIBA_MC_2020 chromosome 19, CIBA_Mcephalus_1.1, whole genome shotgun sequence, the genomic stretch TACATGTCTGCACCCTATACGAgttaaaattagaaaattacCTTGTTTTCACTATTGTATAGTTCCAGCAATTACATACTGCAATCTACTACATGTCCCACAGTGCAATTATAAACCCTAGACTGTATGAATATGGAcatggaactgctcctcaaaagtgaagccaaagcaagaagagctccccctggtgacaggctgcagtataggtcgtaAGATCcacccctccatgttagtggatgggacttgggccgaactgaaacactaaaatatatgtCATATATTGACATATgtatggcatttttttttttcaatgatgatttctgtcattttaaataattaatataaagttaatataatattgatgcatgttcaagtgcaGATTTTTTGGAAAGGTTTCAGTTTAGTTAGTTGTTCGCCGTTATAGAGGCAGGATGTAACATAATGCTGACTAtcggttgccatgccaaccactctgtaaTGCGGTTCCGTTGGACTTTGAGAGGttgtaaaaaatgaataaataaaacaaatacagtgtataatccttgtaactggtgggaGTAGAATAGTGTGCAGtattaactgaatgaaaatgcaaGTGAGTCTGGTGAGCGATCACTTGACTCTTAGACCATACTacgcagactctggctccgcTGAACCAAGCCTGAGTTGAAACTCAAGtgaattcaaaataaatttgcATCTATTTCCCATTTTCCACAACTTTTTCTTTGGCACAGGGACGCTTCCAGGAACTTAAACATATTTTGACCTGAGCAACTAACTGCATTTTTCCTCTTAAACCATAATTGCGTGCAACTAAATAAGTCTCTGCTCCAGAGAGTGAACCTTCTGATTTCTCACAAAGTATGAGGACAGAATCTGTCATCATTATCCAGCACAAACCTTGCTCCTCTTATAACAAGTGCGCAGCTTAAATCATACAAGTAAACAAGAGCTGGGGACAACTAATATCTTCACAACATCTAATGATCATTCCTTATTAGACCTCCTGGCGTTAAAACAAAGCAATGCTGTCAGCTTCACAACCTGTCTGAAAACTGAGGCGGATGTAATCTAAAGAGTTAATTAGTGGAACAAAAGCTTGCTATTTCTACCACTGTAATTAGTAGAACAAGGAGCGCCCAGCTGACTGTGTTTACATCCACACTATATTTCCAGTTCCAGataaattaaacatataaaCTATACATAGTTTATGAAGAGTAATATTCCACAAAcagtctctcttcctctcttagTCTAGTATAGTCTAATGCAGGGGTACTctacacaatgaaaataaagttgaatctagtCTAGCCTAGCCAAATTTAATCATGTGTAGTCTAATATTATCTAGTCTAAAACCAGACTAATACCATCATATGCTACATTAACAAAATctgataaaatatttagttttatatagTATTATTGTACAGTAGTGAAACAGTATCATGCACTTATTCAGGAACATGTCGTCTAGGAACATGACACACTGTACTGTTTAAATGAACTGCAGGCATCATTTGGATGAAGAGTGAAAACTCCAAAACAGCCATTTTTCCTCTAACATTGTCTCTTTTCTCCATATAGGCCAAAACATAAACCACATTATGAATTAAATGTACTCACCATCATGGTCTCCAGGCTGTGAGCACAAATCAGCAGCATCCCACTCATAATTCTCATCTACGGAGGCCTTTCTGCTAGAGAGATCACAAAACATCGCTTACTAccaaacataaacacagttgGGAGGTTTAATGTTCGATTGCTCACTCAGTAATGTCTACAAATGGCCAAGCATACCCAATAAACTATGCATGCGGTGAGGtacattttgcttctttttctaCAGCATGAATTTTGTTCTGCACAGTTTTTACTACTGATCTTGGTAGAGGCCCTTTGGCTAATATTTCTTCTGGCAATCTACCAAGACACTTTACGTGATTAAAGTTCTGTTCATTTAAACGGTgactaaaagaataaaactggCTCAGTTTGAGCAAATGTGTTGCTTTATGCAGTGTATCAGTGTGTCTCGAGCAATCGAAATggattcatttcttttcatactgATAGAACGTTGCTCACTCCGTATTACAGAACTACAATTGGACACCCATGAACTTAAATAGAGTTTGcacattaatatattatattgaCAGTGCAAGATCTCTTACACTGCAAGTGCCAGCTTCCacattttattctctaaaaGATAATTTCCCTCATCCTTCAAGTCTTAATACCTTTGGCTTGGTTTTATTTGGTAGTGGTGCTTGTCCTCTGTACTGTGCTGGGTGTCCTCTACAGTTTCAGGTGAGCTGCCCAGGGTTGGGGAAAGGTGACACAAGGAAAGGCGCCTGCCAGTGGGTTCCATGCTGCCTCGGCCACTGCTGGCATAACTGCTGTAGCTCCCCGACTCTGGCTCCTCCTCGTAGCCTTCTGCCTCCACTTCCACGACCTCTTGATCATTGTTGTTGGGCAGCAGACATGTGGACGCTTCCTCCAAGTAACCTCCTGTCTCTTTCATGACCTCTTGGTAGGCGACAGGCCATTTGGCAGTATCGCGTAAGAGGGATGCCTCTCTTCTTGGCTTGTAGTGGCGAGGCACATCAGGATTTGGTAAGTGCCTCTCTGAGCAGCTCCTTGGAGATACAGTGtccacaggaggaggtggacaggAGACAGCAGAAGATTTAGAACTTTTTCTGGGAAGGGAGTTCTGAGGTTTCCAGAACAGAGAGTCAGGGTGACGGGGTGATGAAACAGAGCAGTCCTCTCGGCTGAGAGAGTCTACCCATGCATCAGGAGTCAGGAACTTAGTCTCTGTCCGTCTCCTCAAGTCTAGACTCTGACTTCGTTGTTTAGGATCTAAGGTTCTGGAGCCTTGGCTTGCTGCTCTCCACAGTCCCGGTACTGAATGTTGTGGAGAATCCAGGACCCTTATGCCATCATCCACAGAAGCAAGGCTACGGCAGTTGAGCCTTGTGGTCCTTCTCATGTCTTCAAGTCGACCTCCCCGTGTCAGCGAGTGCCCTTGTTGCAGATGAGAGGCGATCCTGTGGTGCAGCATGGGTTTAGCAGGCCTCAGTACACACACGTCAAGCTCTGGCTCATCTACACTCATCTCAACACACAGGCCTCCATCAGTGGGCTCGGGGAGCGCTACCTCCACCTTTGATGAGTCTGGCGCTGCATCAAGAGCCGAATTAGATCTTTCACTATATTTATTGCTATGGAACGATGGCACTGAAAGGCTGCCATGACTAAGATTGTTCTGTCTCCGTGCTTCAGAGCATGAATCATTCGTTTGCATTTCTAAGACTGTGGATTGTGGTGAATTATCATAGCCCTCTGGTGCTGCCTCTACTCTTTCATGTCTCTGGTGCTTTGAGGAGAGATGTGGGAGAGTTAATCTGTCTTTGGAAAAACTGCCTGCCTCCTCAGATAGGAAGAAGGTCTGTTTGGTGAACAATGGAGGAGTGCAACGGCTGCCGGACTTAAAACAAGAGGGAGTCGAAGGTGAAGGCACACTGAGAGAGGTCCTGGATGGCATCAGAGAGGGATGAGGATGGGCCTCCCAGTAAACAGAAGATGATGAGAAGGGGCTCGGCGAGAGACCACACCTCTCTTTGCTGCCTGGGGGGTATCTGTGAGGCAGGGTGCTGCTCTTGTATTTCCACACAAGCTCATCACAGCCATCCTCTGTGCTCTCAAAGTCCGGCTGGTCCCTCTGTATTTCTCTCATGGAGTTTCTTTCTAGCGTGTACCTCTGGAGCTCCCTCTCCAGTTCCTCCCGTTCCTGAGCCAGTTTCAGGCAGCGACTCAGGTTCCCTCTTTCCCGCTCGTGTTCCATCTGGAGCACCAGCGTGCTCGCGGTGGTAGACGGCTGACCGAGGCTAGATCGGATATGTGGGAGCACTGGAAATGTGGGAGTCCGTCCTCTGTCGGGATGGGGAATGGTGGCCAAGCTACTGTTTGAGTAAACGCTTCTGATTTCTGGGAAGGCATCGTAGCTTTCCTTGTGACCCACAACGTGCAGGGGCAGGTGCTGGGTCATGCTGCAGGTTTCACTTTTGAAATCAGTCTCAGGTTTGCAAGGTGGGAGATCAACAGAGAGTACAAATGGCAGCTCTTTCCTATATTCTCTCTCAGAGTGCAGTGACACAGACCTCCGGACTCTGGAAGGTTGGTCATACCTTACGTTTGTCTTGCTGCTAACACTCAGCGTTTCATTGTCATAGGAAGGCAGCATGAATCTGCCATCTGGCCCTCTTGATATCATCTCAATTGCGGGGGAAATGAGAGAAGAGGTTGTCTTAGTGAGGCGGCCTCTGCTGTAGTTGGTTGTGAGATGTTTCTGCCGATGGTGGTCCTCTGTGCTAAAGGAGGAATCATGTGtctgcgaggaggaggaggtggtgttcGACGAGGATGTGGGATAGAAGGAGCTGGCTGGAAGTAGGCTTTTCTTCAGCACACTGTCTGGACTGCCGGTGCCTGAAGTCTTtctgtgagagggagagagaaagagggagggcgATAGAAGAAAATTGTAAGAAAAAATGGAGGTGTAAATAGAGACTGAGAGAATAAGATTGAGAGTGAAAGAGGGGGCGGCAGAGATGTAGAcagaaaaagaccaaaacagcagcagcagcagcagcaacagcagctgtagacaaagatgaggaagaaaaataagccaGGAAATAGAAAAGTGCTGATACTTCCAACATATTTAAAGGAAAGCAGAGGGGAAGGTCAATAGGAGGTATTATAATGAAATGATGAAGGGGTACTTACATTGATGGGGAGCATTTATAGATGGCAGTAGAGGGCtctgaaaggaaaggagaggggCAAGATGGTATCTGACTCATTAGGATACAACTACGCTGACCAAGACGTAAAAACATAATCAACCCTAATAAGAGCCCATTAAAGGGCCCAAGGCACCCGGGCTTGTCCAAAAAGTTAATTACACTTACATTTATCAACCACTAATGAGAAATTACCCTAATTAGCGAGTAATGTAAATGACATCAATAACTTTTACAACTGAATGGATGAGCAGGAGACAAGAGGAGCGCCAAATCCATGCAGTGGGGTATGATTTATATAATGGATTGGAAGTGCCTTcaatattttattgaataaatgATGGTATTCATGATGCAGTTCATCAAAGTGAGTGTCTGCTGAGTCTCTGAAGTGAGGGGCATTTTACcatccttcttctttctgcGGCGCTGGTTCCTCTTGTGGCTGATGGCACAGGCGGTCCCAAGCAGCAAGACCAGTGCCAAGCACATGAAGCCAACCCCACCCAGAATGCCGGCCAGTAATGGCTCTGGGACGAACTCCAGCAGAAGGGACGTGGCTGGGTAGATCTCCATTCCTGTGACATCATTTCAAAAGTGATTTATACCAGTGAATAAAAATAGGGGCATTTACGAGGAAGGAAGGACTAAAATAAGAGGGCAGCACAAATTGGAGAACACTAACAAGAAAAGTACTCTAATGCTGGGCTCAGGATGCAggagtttaaaattaaaacccaATTTCAGGCTGCATCACTTAATTAAGGCAAATTTTCACAGGTTTGGTTTTTCTCTAATCTCAAACTTGAAAATACTACGATTTGAAAATAACACTACAGGTTATCTTTTTGATTAACAGGTCACATGGATGAACACTGAATGCATCATCTCACATGTTCTtacatggaaataaatgtaaataaaatggagACTGCGGCACAACAACGTGCTTTAAAATCTAGTGATACACACGTCAGTTCAGCAGGTTGTAATAATGTATCAACCGCTTATTcaataagaagaagaaccagaagaagcAGAATTTTTCAGTCTCAATACCAGGTACACAAGCTCAGGATTCAGACTTGACAAGTTTGACACTGAAGTATAGAATGTGCAGGATGGGAATCATTCATTCGAGGTTGTGGAATTGCAGTGTACTCGAATACGACTGCAAAATGCATCCCAAGACAGTGCAAAGACACATCAAGGCATTTGGGCTATGTTCATCATATGCATCATTTGAATTGTAACAGCACTTAGGCAGTTTAACAAGTCCACAGGAACACAAGTGCAGAATGTGTGTTGATAAACGCCCTTGGAGTAATTTAGCAAAACTTTGCAgtcagataaaaagaaaaggtgaagactTAATGTGGGAGATGAAAAACAGTTTGGAGAAATATGATCTATTCTTCAGCAAGAGACAGAGGTGACATTTTAACTGCCAGTTTTACTATCTGTCAACAGCAGTATGCTAACTAACGTTAGCCTGAAGCACTAAAATGTTTACTGTTGCATGACAACACCACCAGCTGCTCTGTGTCCTCGTAGGCTTGTTTCTCTTATTAACTATCAGGACTGGTATGAGTATCATGTCTGGTGTCAAATGATGTGTCTGATTTACTTGGTGTAAGGCCGGATTCGAAAAGCCTTAAATTAGCAGACAGTGTGGGCTGAGCCTCCGGGACAAGCGAGGTTTGGACTGGAATTCCCTTCTGATTGTCAGGAGGGTTGAGCTTGTGCAGATGTCTTGTAGTCTGAGCCAAGTTTGTGACAACACAGATAATTGTTCGCATTTTGATATGCTTTCATTTTACTTAGTAGCTATAGACCTGACCTAATCttacaaatgaaaaactatAGTCTTAAAGCATTTTACTCATTTCTGAAAGTGTATTTCCAGTTAGGTATAAAGTGTATTTCCAgttagatataaatatataatataaaacaaacacttactGACCAGTTCCTTTGGTTCACTagtgaatatgaatgaattttaATAACGGTCCTGCAGTAAAGTTATGGTGTAAAATGAgaaaggatatatatatatatatatatatatatatatatttatgtatatgttACTGTGAAATATGTGCTTACCTTATTACAATAGTCAAAGCTTGCTCCTATTATTGTCttcattttgcactttttgctattttcacctttttttttggtttatgtactacactcaccagccactttattaggtacaccttgctagtaaaaggtttgccttcagaactgccttaattctttgtggcatactttcaacaaggtgtttcaaacatttctcagagattttggtccatattagcaccaccaccaccagcctgaatcGTCTTTACAAGGCAgaatggatccatgctttcatgttgtttacgccaaattctgatcctgccatccgaatgtcgcagctgaaatcgagactcatcagaccaggcaaagtttttccaatcttcttggaagattgtccaattttggtgagcctgtgtgaactgcagtctcagtttcctgttcttagctgacaggaggtGCACCCtggtggtcttctgctgctgtagcccatcttttGAAGGTTcgacgtgttgtgcattcatggatggtattctgcatttcttggttgtaatgagtggttatttgagttaccaaaccagtctgcccattctcttctgacctctcacatcaacaaagtattttctctgtaaaccctagagatggttgtgtgtgaaaatcccagtagatcagcagtttctgaaatactcagactatcctgtctggcaccaacaaccataacatgttcaaagtcacttcacttcatcccctttcttccccattctgatgctcggtttgaacatCAGCAAGATCCCTGCATTGCATTGCAGCCATgcgattggctgattagctatttgtgttaacaagcaattgaacaggtgtacctaatgaagtggcaagtgcgTGTatatgcaatgacaataaagatacCTTATCTAATCAAATCACATATTTGGCTATACTGAATGACCTACTGTACATGCATGTTTCatgcagctgcaaaaaaaagcaCCCGCTGCAAATTTTACAACATTGATATGGGGTTTGGTACAGCAGCTCTTGGATGGATCTAACCTCCAGTCTATTCTAAACCTGAATGCTTTGCATAATTTGCTCAATTACATGTTAAACTGAGTTTATCAGCAGAGAAATGTaaaccaatataaaatacatggtCAAAATACTGACAGCGCTTGGTTAACACCAGTGGGaggttcctgtctctgtgtctctgtactGTATCTAATGTAACAttcatgtcacacacacacataagaataagaaaagtacaaaaacaatgGCGAAGTTTGAAGAAGTTATTAGTGGAGCTATTTCTGTCATTCAGGCTTCTAATGGACAGAGTTCCCCAGGGCCCTGCTCTAATTTTGGTCTAACTCTAGGGACAGGAGGATGGGAGAGAAGATGtatagaaagagaaaaacaagttcGACAAGGAGCCCGAGAGAGGAAGATGGGTTGAAACAGAGGGTGGGATGTGAACGTGAAGGGAGCAAGGTTGCTCTCGAACACCTACCCATGGTGGAGACATTGACTGATGGACTGGGCTCGCTCAGCAAGTCCCCGCGTCGAGATAGCAGCCGCAGCTCGTACACACAGTCCTGAGGCCGGCATCCgcagacacataaacacacacacacagcagagaggacagaggatgAAACCACACTTTGTCAACACAGGACTGTGCTTGCAATGCTAATGAAGTTCATTTGAATTCATGTAGGCCTATACAGCACAGAAAAAGGCGGATGAAACGGACAGAAAGACAAGAAGGCAGCGCACACAGATTGGAAGGTGACGGAAAAGTGATGAGTGCATGTGGTGTGCATAATTGAGAGTCCACAGAAGTAAAACCATGACGGTATCACCCAGATAAGGAAAATCTTCAAGGCATTCAacaagcagcatggactgattAATTTCAGAGGGAGCAGTGCGACGGCGTGTTACCTTGTGCAGACCCGGAACCACTATCTCGCTGCTGTTGGCACTGATGTTCACGTCCAGATTAAACCACTCCCCTGGCTCAGTGCGGGACTGGAGAACAAAGCCCGTGACAGGAGGGTGCTGGGAATCAGGAAGGGACCACTGCAGAACAACACCTGCTGCACCCAGATTAGCTAACAGCGACACGGGAGGCTTTGGTTTGTTTCTCTTCGGTGGAGGGTCTGATGCggagggaaaaagaaacagcgtggagaaattaaaacgCAGCGGAGGAAACTGCCACCATTACTGACGCTCAACCTAGAGAGAGTTGGCACAGCAAAGGTAtggttgatgttgtttttctgcaatccaaaaaacaaaacaaaacaaaaaacttaaatataaagCTTGCAGTCATTTTTTTGGAATCCATTGattcaaataatatttcagTTAGTTTGTGTTCACAAGAATACCGATCAGTGTTGGCTCCTAGCACAAACCTTTAAAcaaaatctgtattttatttttgacttctTTATGTATCAAGCAGCAGACTGCACcttcaaatatattttcatgtCCTCTCTCAGATGTCTACTCTGCACTACCGTTTTCTAGCAACAAATATCAAcaactctgtttgtgtgtgttttaaggaCCAGCAGTGCTTTGATATCAATGCACACACCCTGACCATGCTGACCTGCTGATACTGAGCGCTCATATTTACAGCCTAATGGAGATCAGGTAAAAAGGTACAACGACCTCTGTGACGTAATCATAGTCACAGTTTTCCTGAGGAGCGGTTCTGAAGCTCAGCATGCCGGTTCTGGGTCTTGGCACAGTCTGGCCTGTCCTAACTCAAGGGTGATTAAAAAATTGGGCAAGGAGATGGAGCGTgagaggagctgagggaggCAGCCAGCCAGCCCcatccacctgtcactcaaagtggccaCCCGCTAAATTATTCATAACTTCAAgtcttgatataatttaaacaggtgagcTATGTAAAAATGAATCCCCAGCAaagttgtcatgaataatgaaataagatgTAAACACCAAAACCTTTTCAAGCTTTAAGTGTAAGCATATTTTTTGGCCTTTGTCCACTCACGTCATTTCAACTTCTGGTCTTTTGGGATGTGAACAATAGATACAAGTACAAACATAAGTCACAAGTGatccaagagaaaaaaaacagttggaATCATGACTCTATATAGACCAGACCATCACAATGATCTAACAACCATTTCATTGTGGCTTTTGGTGGAGTTATTCACAAGAATAGCTGTAATTTGCGACAGCTGTGAGAGACAGCGATCATTTCAGCTGCTTGAAGAGAAGCGCGGCACAGTCTGGGCATGAAAAGCTAGCTGAGGTTTGTGCATCCtttattgtcaaaaaaaaaagaaaaaaaaaagagtgcctTAAATCTGCCTTAAACTGAGGGACGGCACTGACCCGAGGTGCGTGCGGTGGCGAATTCGCTGAAGGGACCTGTCCCCATTTTATTCTGAGACAGGATGCTGAACTGGTAGTCGGTGGCAGCAGACAGGCCTGTCACCTGCAGCCTGGTTCCAGAGGAGGGGGGCACGGGCACAGAGAACCACTCCTGATTCCCATCATTATCACTCGTCGAAATCTTTTTCACcctgcagagggagagagaacgagagaagTGAGAACAAAGGAGCAGCGGGGAATTCTGGGAGTCTGGTTTTatgaaacatgacagaaaaGTAGGTTTCATTAATCATTCATACTCATCATCAGCTCCTTATTTTGTGGCAGAGACAGCACTGATGTAACCCTGCTATTGCGTACAGGACTTGCAACAATTATGGTGAATTTTCATGTTTGCACCAGAGCTGAGGTTTTACACATATGCTTTATACAGAGGAAATTACTGGACCCAACAACTAACAAAAAACATACTCAAAACTGGTGATTAAAGTGATTAAAGTCTGAAATCAAATAAGGCATTTTTGAGGATGGCTTGACTGAATGGAAGTGGTATGTTtctttataagaaaaaaatatttgagacAGTGCAGTGTATTGTTGCTGTTAGACTTAGTGCCTTCCTATCCACAAAGCAGGTCACAGTTAAAAAGTGAGCTGCAAGAACAGCAATTACgggcaaaagagaaaagatcTGTCGACGCGGGTGCCCTTGTTTTCCATAGCAACTGATTTTACAAGTATATGGAGATACTGTCTGCCCACAGAGCTTTCACAGCCGCCATCAACAACTGCGTGATCGTTAAAATTTCATTTGGTGGAATCGCTAGCAAGACATATCTGCTATCATTTTTGGCCTTCACAAGAACAAATGGAGATAGCGTTGGAAATGTCAAACATTCACATAATATCCTGTTAAGGTTCGCACCGTGCAGTAAACGGCaaaaggagcagcagctgggtGCCTATTTTGAACTGACTGGCTGATCTATTCTCATATGTTCACtgtaatttttatatatttccttGCTGCAGCGATTACTCAGTTCTCTCTCAGGGATTAAAAAAGCTCATCTCATCTTTGTCTGATGTAATGCCCCCCCAGGTAATATTGCGATTAAGACTGTACGGGGTCAGTTCAGCATTCTCAGGCATCAAAACATAATAATCTAATCAACAAAGGAAGTAAAATGACGAAACCACTGCTGATGCTTCCACATGGGTGCATACATATCAGATCTAAGCAAATGCTTCGCGGGACTTGAGTGGTTCAAATTTTGTTGTTGAAGTAAGAGGCAAGAGGAAATCATGAATCATCAAGGTTTTGTGTTGTGGGCATTATAGCACAGTATTGTGATATTTTGTGTGGGACTCCAGGCAAAACATCCACTCCTACAATTTTTTTTGCCaaggaaagttggtctggagtagCTCCgttgggagctgattatgctctggcaaacaTCTGAGAGTGGATATACGCCAGGCTACCGTGTTGCGTCCATTGTACCAATCGATGCCTGGATGGCAAATATCGATCTCACAAAATGAActggaataataaaaatgattggCTCTTTGACTTCTCTAGTTGGTGGGGTTGGACCATTGAGTTAAGCCAGACGGTCTGCTTGAGAGACGATTCTACAGCAAAGGATTTAAGCAAGATAAacttcacagaaagaaaagatcCCAATACCATAATATTGCAGAATTTTTAAAACTGCAGTAATGTTGTTGTGACTTAAGTACAGCGATAATATCATGTCTTGGGTCCTCTAGTGATTCCCAGCCATCGCTTTAATAGGAATTGTGACAGAAGTGACCTCTGCCTTTAGATCTACAGGAAACCAGTAAATAAGCTCATAATGTATGGTTAATTTATGGTTCTCAGTGCACATTTGATGACTTTGATACCAGAGCATGACTAAAGCATGTAAGAAAAAACAGTAGTCTTCCTGGAGTGATGATGAATGTCAATGCAGAACAAGTAAGAACAGCCTGTCAACAAAGGCTGTACCGTACATACTTTTACATGtaaatacatgttaatacagtctTATACATATTTCCAGTCTCCCTTCTCCTTTTGCGCTGTTGattctgttgattttgttggtgtgttatgttgatgtttgtgtatgtttgtgtacaagctgctggacacttgaatttcccccaggggatgaata encodes the following:
- the igsf9a gene encoding protein turtle homolog A isoform X1; the encoded protein is MGSVRSYLQTFTAVAVVCHILAAEGASSEVRGKVGGVVELECGAPPSDPAAVSTASSHVVEWVRQGLDIPVLIKFGSHVPRVHPQYEGRVSLVKITALRLEDLQLNDQGYYECRILLLDKATDEQRNGTWTLLSVTAPPTFTEAPPPVVEALVGRDLSLSCVAVGSPAPTIVWLKDGRSIQGITEQEGVLSLRAVSKQSAGQYTCHASNSEGNVTGVTTVKIKGPPVIVVPPKSTSLNVSQNAVLQCRAEADPPNMTYVWLKAGENVHHIESLKSRVKIVVDGTLLISHVIPEDSGNYTCVPTNGLLTPPTASANLTVLHPAQALQMPQETYLPTGMDGVISCPAAAQPPLLRVDWAKDGEPLDLSLHPGWTLKPEGSLIMATVNDDAAGVYTCTPYNSYGTMGPSESTNVILQDPPSFSTSPEKQYKQEAGRTLLIPCQGNADQTIKVTWTKVNVDRRTSYSIEPNGSLLLQPLTKEHQGLWECSISNRVASLKARTQVFVMGTSPHAATSLSVSPGVRQANVSWEAGFDGGSAQTFSVWVKKISTSDNDGNQEWFSVPVPPSSGTRLQVTGLSAATDYQFSILSQNKMGTGPFSEFATARTSDPPPKRNKPKPPVSLLANLGAAGVVLQWSLPDSQHPPVTGFVLQSRTEPGEWFNLDVNISANSSEIVVPGLHKDCVYELRLLSRRGDLLSEPSPSVNVSTMGMEIYPATSLLLEFVPEPLLAGILGGVGFMCLALVLLLGTACAISHKRNQRRRKKKDEPSTAIYKCSPSIKTSGTGSPDSVLKKSLLPASSFYPTSSSNTTSSSSQTHDSSFSTEDHHRQKHLTTNYSRGRLTKTTSSLISPAIEMISRGPDGRFMLPSYDNETLSVSSKTNVRYDQPSRVRRSVSLHSEREYRKELPFVLSVDLPPCKPETDFKSETCSMTQHLPLHVVGHKESYDAFPEIRSVYSNSSLATIPHPDRGRTPTFPVLPHIRSSLGQPSTTASTLVLQMEHERERGNLSRCLKLAQEREELERELQRYTLERNSMREIQRDQPDFESTEDGCDELVWKYKSSTLPHRYPPGSKERCGLSPSPFSSSSVYWEAHPHPSLMPSRTSLSVPSPSTPSCFKSGSRCTPPLFTKQTFFLSEEAGSFSKDRLTLPHLSSKHQRHERVEAAPEGYDNSPQSTVLEMQTNDSCSEARRQNNLSHGSLSVPSFHSNKYSERSNSALDAAPDSSKVEVALPEPTDGGLCVEMSVDEPELDVCVLRPAKPMLHHRIASHLQQGHSLTRGGRLEDMRRTTRLNCRSLASVDDGIRVLDSPQHSVPGLWRAASQGSRTLDPKQRSQSLDLRRRTETKFLTPDAWVDSLSREDCSVSSPRHPDSLFWKPQNSLPRKSSKSSAVSCPPPPVDTVSPRSCSERHLPNPDVPRHYKPRREASLLRDTAKWPVAYQEVMKETGGYLEEASTCLLPNNNDQEVVEVEAEGYEEEPESGSYSSYASSGRGSMEPTGRRLSLCHLSPTLGSSPETVEDTQHSTEDKHHYQIKPSQSRKASVDENYEWDAADLCSQPGDHDGLLPPLNLLKPAPSMQRSTKALKNCTPVSSLLGHQNSCSVGPEPDTVLF
- the igsf9a gene encoding protein turtle homolog A isoform X2; amino-acid sequence: MGSVRSYLQTFTAVAVVCHILAAEGASSEVRGKVGGVVELECGAPPSDPAAVSTASSHVVEWVRQGLDIPVLIKFGSHVPRVHPQYEGRVSLVKITALRLEDLQLNDQGYYECRILLLDKATDEQRNGTWTLLSVTAPPTFTEAPPPVVEALVGRDLSLSCVAVGSPAPTIVWLKDGRSIQGITEQEGVLSLRAVSKQSAGQYTCHASNSEGNVTGVTTVKIKGPPVIVVPPKSTSLNVSQNAVLQCRAEADPPNMTYVWLKAGENVHHIESLKSRVKIVVDGTLLISHVIPEDSGNYTCVPTNGLLTPPTASANLTVLHPAQALQMPQETYLPTGMDGVISCPAAAQPPLLRVDWAKDGEPLDLSLHPGWTLKPEGSLIMATVNDDAAGVYTCTPYNSYGTMGPSESTNVILQDPPSFSTSPEKQYKQEAGRTLLIPCQGNADQTIKVTWTKVNVDRRTSYSIEPNGSLLLQPLTKEHQGLWECSISNRVASLKARTQVFVMGTSPHAATSLSVSPGVRQANVSWEAGFDGGSAQTFSVWVKKISTSDNDGNQEWFSVPVPPSSGTRLQVTGLSAATDYQFSILSQNKMGTGPFSEFATARTSDPPPKRNKPKPPVSLLANLGAAGVVLQWSLPDSQHPPVTGFVLQSRTEPGEWFNLDVNISANSSEIVVPGLHKDCVYELRLLSRRGDLLSEPSPSVNVSTMGMEIYPATSLLLEFVPEPLLAGILGGVGFMCLALVLLLGTACAISHKRNQRRRKKKDEPSTAIYKCSPSIKTSGTGSPDSVLKKSLLPASSFYPTSSSNTTSSSSQTHDSSFSTEDHHRQKHLTTNYSRGRLTKTTSSLISPAIEMISRGPDGRFMLPSYDNETLSVSSKTNVRYDQPSRVRRSVSLHSEREYRKELPFVLSVDLPPCKPETDFKSETCSMTQHLPLHVVGHKESYDAFPEIRSVYSNSSLATIPHPDRGRTPTFPVLPHIRSSLGQPSTTASTLVLQMEHERERGNLSRCLKLAQEREELERELQRYTLERNSMREIQRDQPDFESTEDGCDELVWKYKSSTLPHRYPPGSKERCGLSPSPFSSSSVYWEAHPHPSLMPSRTSLSVPSPSTPSCFKSGSRCTPPLFTKQTFFLSEEAGSFSKDRLTLPHLSSKHQRHERVEAAPEGYDNSPQSTVLEMQTNDSCSEARRQNNLSHGSLSVPSFHSNKYSERSNSALDAAPDSSKVEVALPEPTDGGLCVEMSVDEPELDVCVLRPAKPMLHHRIASHLQQGHSLTRGGRLEDMRRTTRLNCRSLASVDDGIRVLDSPQHSVPGLWRAASQGSRTLDPKQRSQSLDLRRRTETKFLTPDAWVDSLSREDCSVSSPRHPDSLFWKPQNSLPRKSSKSSAVSCPPPPVDTVSPRSCSERHLPNPDVPRHYKPRREASLLRDTAKWPVAYQEVMKETGGYLEEASTCLLPNNNDQEVVEVEAEGYEEEPESGSYSSYASSGRGSMEPTGRRLSLCHLSPTLGSSPETVEDTQHSTEDKHHYQIKPSQRKASVDENYEWDAADLCSQPGDHDGLLPPLNLLKPAPSMQRSTKALKNCTPVSSLLGHQNSCSVGPEPDTVLF